One window of the Hippoglossus hippoglossus isolate fHipHip1 chromosome 9, fHipHip1.pri, whole genome shotgun sequence genome contains the following:
- the emb gene encoding embigin — MSTSWKQLLFQSVLLLISCRPTQTKTSGPTPPPLVPISPLATDVRSVVLKGESHTEKVELVNPVDLELECIWSGNLNNLPNITGFWRKGGDEIENSRLAVQLENEKYHLKRVFRIVGEENLGSYSCVFGNEAKVDFILAAPQMGEVRDKPIVSYVGDSVVVVCKMEATKPKPLSWNWYKANGTDKEQIFFAAESHQYEIKNKEGTTKLVVHNLTEADSGFYNCEAVYAIGTTMGHVELKVITLWEPLKPFIAILVEVVVLVAAILLYERSQSKKKCSGENGTNAEQSNTLTQAENNGPEESSSMRQRKV; from the exons ATGTCAACCTCGTGGAAGCAGCTCCTTTTTCAGAGCGTCCTGCTTCTCATCTCCTGCAGACCCACCCAAACAA agACATCGGGCCCAACACCTCCACCGCTGGTTCCCATCAGTCCTCTGGCGACAGATGTAAGAAGTGTTGTCCTTAAAG GGGAAAGTCACACTGAGAAGGTGGAGCTGGTGAACCCTGTGGATCTGGAGCTGGAGTGTATCTGGAGCGGGAACCTGAACAATCTGCCAAACATAACCGGCTTCTGGAGAAAAGGTGGAGATGAAATCGAGAACAGTCGCCTCGCGGTGCAGCTGGAGAACGAGAAGTATCATCTCAAacgagt GTTCAGGATCGTCGGTGAAGAAAACCTCGGAAGTTACTCATGTGTGTTTGGAAATGAAGCAAAAGTAGATTTTATTTTGGCAG CTCCACAGATGGGAGAGGTGAGGGATAAGCCCATAGTCAGCTACGTGGGGGATTCAGTGGTGGTTGTATGTAAGATGGAGGCCACCAAACCAAAGCCCCTCTCCTGGAACTGGTACAAAGCAAACGGGACGGATAAA GAGCAGATCTTTTTTGCAGCAGAGTCTCATCAGTatgaaatcaaaaacaaagaGGGGACGACCAAGCTGGTGGTTCACAACCTGACAGAGGCCGACTCCGGCTTCTATAACTGTGAAGCAGTGTACGCCATCGGCACCACGATGGGCCACGTGGAGCTGAAG GTCATCACCCTGTGGGAGCCTCTGAAGCCGTTCATCGCCATCCTGGTGGAGGTGGTAGTCCTGGTCGCCGCCATCCTGCTCTATGAGAGAAGTCAGTCAAAGAAAAAGTGCTCAGGAG AAAATGGGACAAATGCGGAACAATCAAACACACT GACGCAGGCAGAAAATAACGGACCAGAGGAAAGTTCTTCAATGAGACAGCGAAAGGTTTAA
- the mrps30 gene encoding 39S ribosomal protein S30, mitochondrial, with amino-acid sequence MCQRDSRRRSSNMAARTSLPLLFAKKLPPFRLKHRLVHTEAAAKEPAYPPIVPSLTAKSKAARLRQIEERVEKIRAAPVEEKLTLTTRIQRKKFVVYPQTFARNADRWYQHFTKTAYIPGLPEKFTLAAEESPAEEGSTSAAAPSSVPGMDDEAFADIRALVTRVILQEHWHLKKRKAFLYRQQEMVVGPFLRSLVTELTYSLTRHNPLLLLSSLDINPQVNFYWRRGQRIIPRGHRSGRPEPTRFQIDDHPQCQIRITQQLPQFTPLEASYAAEVPEVKYAPNLMPLFRRQYDNNIFTGAKLPDPACYGHTQFHLVPDRYHRDRMARQKQSDQVEVFLRANALASLFAWTGAQAMYQGFWNYEDVARPFASQAVITDGHFFSFFCYQLNTVALSVETDVNNPRKNLLWGTESLRLYEGVEDGEVVGLNDGVIKLLVNFLMNRP; translated from the exons ATGTGTCAACGcgacagtagaagaagaagcagcaacATGGCGGCCCGCACGTCGCTGCCCTTGCTGTTCGCTAAAAAACTTCCTCcgttcagactcaaacacaggCTCGTCCACACCGAGGCTGCGGCGAAGGAGCCCGCGTACCCGCCCATCGTGCCCTCTCTCACGGCCAAAAGCAAAGCGGCCCGGCTGCGGCAGATCGAGGAGCGGGTGGAGAAGATCCGCGCGGCCCCGGTGGAGGAGAAACTCACCCTGACCACTCGCATCCAGCGCAAGAAATTCGTGGTTTACCCGCAAACCTTCGCCCGGAACGCGGACAGATGGTACCAGCACTTCACCAAGACCGCGTACATCCCGGGTCTGCCCGAGAAATTCACCCTGGCCGCGGAGGAGAGCCCCGCGGAGGAGGGCTCGACCTCGGCCGCAGCTCCGAGCTCGGTGCCGGGGATGGACGATGAGGCGTTCGCTGACATCCGCGCCCTGGTCACCCGAGTGATTTTACAGGAGCACTGGCACCTGAAGAAACGTAAAGCTTTCCTGTACCGACAGCAGGAGATGGTGGTGGGACCTTTTCTGAGGAGCCTGGTGACCGAACTCACCTACAGCCTGACCCGACACaacccgctgctgctgctctccagtCTGG acatTAATCCCCAAGTGAACTTCTATTGGAGGCGAGGACAGAGAATCATCCCAAGGGGGCACCGGAGTGGCCGGCCAGAGCCGACCAGGTTCCAGATCGACGACCACCCCCAGTGTCAGATTAGGATCACTCAGCAGCTGCCACAG TTCACCCCACTGGAGGCGTCCTATGCAGCTGAGGTCCCAGAGGTCAAATATGCTCCCAACCTGATGCCTCTGTTCAGAAGACAGTACGACAACAATATCTTCACAG GTGCTAAGCTACCAGACCCAGCCTGCTACGGTCACACTCAGTTCCACCTGGTTCCTGACAGATATCACAGAGACCGGATGGCTCGGCAGAAGCAGTCGGACCAGGTGGAGGTCTTTCTCAGAGCCAACGCACTCGCCAGCCTCTTCGCCTGGACAGGAGCTCAGGCCATGTACCAGG GTTTCTGGAACTACGAGGATGTCGCCAGGCCTTTCGCGTCCCAGGCTGTGATCACCGACGGccacttcttctccttcttctgctACCAGCTCAATACAGTGGCTCTCTCTGTGGAGACGGACGTCAACAACCCCAGGAAAAATCTTTTGTGGGGTACAGAGAGTCTGCGGCTGTACGAGGGCGTGGAGGACGGAGAGGTGGTGGGCCTGAACGACGGTGTCATAAAGCTTCTGGTTAACTTCCTCATGAACCGGCCATAG
- the hint2 gene encoding histidine triad nucleotide-binding protein 2, mitochondrial isoform X1, producing the protein MISLRQISRTRLVGTGSVLLGRLQLVGGACQRPLCTKSEEVRLAEEASRRYGSPAPTIFSKVIDRSIPADIIYEDEKCLAFRDITPQAPVHFLVIPRVPIPRLSEAKDDDAELLGHLLVVAKNVAKQESLKEGYRVVINDGKHGAQSVYHLHIHVLGGRQMTWPPG; encoded by the exons ATGATCAGTTTACGTCAGATTTCCCGGACGCGGCTCGTCGGGACCGGAAGTGTCCTCCTGGGCCGCCTGCAGCTCGTCGGTGGAGCTTGTCAG AGACCACTGTGCACCAAGAGTGAGGAGGTGCGCTTGGCGGAGGAGGCCAGCAGGAGGTACGGCTCCCCGGCTCCAACCATCTTCTCCAAAGTGATTGACAGAAGCATCCCTGCAGATATTATATATGAGGATGAGAAG TGTTTGGCATTCAGGGACATCACGCCACAGGCCCCTGTTCATTTCCTGGTCATTCCCAGGGTCCCTATTCCCAGattaagtgaagccaaagatgatgatgctgag CTTTTAGGACACTTGTTGGTTGTCGCCAAAAATGTGGCAAAGCAAGAATCTCTGAAAGAAGGATACAGAGTCG TGATCAACGATGGAAAGCACGGTGCTCAGTCAGTTTACCACCTTCACATCCACGTCCTGGGAGGAAGACAGATGACCTGGCCTCCAGGATAA
- the hint2 gene encoding histidine triad nucleotide-binding protein 2, mitochondrial isoform X2, with protein sequence MWTTSVPPAAVLTAGNLQCTERFGSVWPLQRPLCTKSEEVRLAEEASRRYGSPAPTIFSKVIDRSIPADIIYEDEKCLAFRDITPQAPVHFLVIPRVPIPRLSEAKDDDAELLGHLLVVAKNVAKQESLKEGYRVVINDGKHGAQSVYHLHIHVLGGRQMTWPPG encoded by the exons ATGTGGACAACATCTGTCCCTCCAGCTGCGGTGCTGACTGCGGGGAACCTGCAGTGCACCGAGAGGTTTGGTTCAGTGTGGCCCttgcag AGACCACTGTGCACCAAGAGTGAGGAGGTGCGCTTGGCGGAGGAGGCCAGCAGGAGGTACGGCTCCCCGGCTCCAACCATCTTCTCCAAAGTGATTGACAGAAGCATCCCTGCAGATATTATATATGAGGATGAGAAG TGTTTGGCATTCAGGGACATCACGCCACAGGCCCCTGTTCATTTCCTGGTCATTCCCAGGGTCCCTATTCCCAGattaagtgaagccaaagatgatgatgctgag CTTTTAGGACACTTGTTGGTTGTCGCCAAAAATGTGGCAAAGCAAGAATCTCTGAAAGAAGGATACAGAGTCG TGATCAACGATGGAAAGCACGGTGCTCAGTCAGTTTACCACCTTCACATCCACGTCCTGGGAGGAAGACAGATGACCTGGCCTCCAGGATAA
- the LOC117767293 gene encoding long-chain-fatty-acid--CoA ligase ACSBG2-like: MSVQEDSVLSNGVAVVDGETESIPSKMEQTVSDLTDLKTHSTVILNGEATTAELRAASSAEEQETQAPVKPPRCPELQERTEGLPPEEPKAVPLSKSTEVTTLAPADQLWSTRRDEAVRLRMEGSGRASETPITVHQMFLETVEHYGDYSALMSKEEGQWVTLTWRQYYEQCRAAAKSFLKLGLERYHGVGILGFNSPEWFISDIGCILAGGLAAGIYTTNSPEACHYVAVNCEANVLVVENQKQLDKILQVKDQLPHLKAIVQYKGELQQKLPNLYTWAEFMKLGEDVTNEQLNAVIDSLRANECCTLIYTSGTTGNPKGVMLSHDNLTWTAHTASTLVDSTYGVEVLVSYLPLSHVAAQMMDMWITMAFAGTIYFADPDALKGSLGTTLKEAHPTYFMGVPRVWEKMQEKMRAIGAKGSPLRKRVADWAKSIGLQYNYSVMNGENAVPWGFMLANNLVFKKVRDALGLDRCKICFTGAAPITKDTLEYFMSLNMPLMELYGMSESSGPHTVSINSRYRLTSCGKVMPGCQTKLDIPDADGNGEICFWGRNIFMGYLNMADKTTEALDESGWLHSGDLGKNDQYEFLYITGRIKELIITAGGENIPPVPIEDALKAEVPIISNSMLLGDKLKFLSMLLTLKCVVDDNGDPTDELSSEVLDFCQQHGATATKVSEVLANKEPAVYKAIQEGVDRINAKATSNATRVQKWVIVERDFSIGGEELGPTMKLRRPIVVKKYQEKIDELYAVASDRA; this comes from the exons ATGAGCGTCCAAGAAGATTCAGTTCTGAGTAACGGTGTTGCAGTCGTGGATGGTGAGACTGAGAG CATCCCCTCCAAAATGGAACAGACTGTGTCGGACCTAACAGATTTAAAAACCCACTCCACTGTCATCCTCAACGGAGAAGCCACCACAGCAGAGCTCAGGGCAGCCTCCtctgcagaggagcaggagaccCAGGCACCGGTCAAACCTCCCAGATGTCCTGAGCTTCAGGAAAGAACGGAGGGGCTTCCACCAG AAGAGCCCAAGGCGGTTCCGCTGTCCAAGAGCACTGAGGTAACCACGCTGGCCCCGGCGGACCAGCTGTGGAGCACCAGGAGAGACGAGGCGGTGCGGCTGCGGATGGAGGGCTCGGGCCGGGCCTCCGAGACTCCCATCACCGTCCATCAGATGTTCCTGGAGACGGTGGAGCACTACGGGGACTATTCGGCCTTGATGTCCAAAGAGGAGGGCCAGTGGGTGACCCTGACATGGAGGCAATACTACGAGCAGTGCAGGGCCGCTGCCAAAAGCTTTCTCAAG ttGGGGCTGGAGCGTTACCATGGCGTTGGCATTCTGGGATTCAACTCCCCTGAGTGGTTCATCTCAGACATCGGCTGCATCCTGGCGGG GGGTCTGGCAGCCGGCATTTACACGACCAACTCACCAGAGGCTTGTCACTATGTGGCTGTCAACTGTGAGGCCAACGTGCTGGTGGTGGAGAACCAGAAACAGCTTGACAAGATCCTGCAG GTTAAAGATCAACTTCCTCACCTGAAAGCCATTGTGCAGTATAAAGGCGAACTGCAGCAGAAGCTACCAAACCTGTACACT TGGGCGGAGTTCATGAAGCTGGGAGAGGATGTAACCAATGAACAGCTGAATGCTGTGATTGACAGTCTCCGGGCCAATGAGTGCTGCACCCTCATCTACACGTCTGGAACCACTGGCAACCCTAAAGGAGTCATGCTGAGCCACGACAAT ctgacatGGACGGCCCACACGGCGTCTACCTTGGTAGATTCCACCTACGGCGTGGAGGTGTTGGTCAGTTACCTACCGCTCAGCCACGTGGCCGCCCAGATGATGGACATGTGGATCACCATGGCCTTTGCCGGAACCATCTACTTTGCAGACCCAGATGCCCTCAAG GGCTCTTTAGGAACCACACTGAAAGAGGCCCACCCCACTTATTTCATGGGGGTCCCTCGAGTGTGGGAGAAGATGCAGGAGAAGATGAGAGCCATTGGCGCCAAGGGATCTCCACTGAGGAAGAGGGTGGCGGACTGGGCCAAGTCCATCGGCCTGCAGTACAACTACAGTGTCATGAACGG GGAGAATGCGGTGCCGTGGGGTTTCATGCTGGCCAACAATCTGGTCTTCAAAAAGGTGCGTGACGCGCTGGGCTTAGACCGCTGCAAGATCTGCTTCACAGGCGCCGCCCCCATCACCAAAGACACCCTGGAATACTTCATGAGCCTGAACATGCCACTGATGGAGCTGTACGGCATGAGTGAAAGCTCCGGCCCGCACACCGTCTCCATTAACAGCAGATACCGTCTCACCAG ctgtgGGAAGGTGATGCCCGGCTGCCAGACCAAGCTGGATATCCCAGATGCTGACGGGAACGGAGAGATCTGCTTCTGGGGTCGGAATATCTTCATGGGATACCTGAACATGGCCGACAAAACAACAGAGGCTCTCGACGAGAGCGGCTGGCTGCACTCCGGAGACCTGGGAAAGAACGACCAATACGAATTCCTGTACATCACAGGAAGGATCAAGG AGTTGATCATCACCGCCGGTGGAGAGAACATCCCTCCTGTGCCCATCGAGGACGCCCTGAAGGCCGAGGTGCCAATCATAAGCAACTCCATGCTGCTCGGAGACAAACTCAAGTTCCTCTCCATGCTGCTCACTCTCAAG TGCGTCGTCGATGACAACGGGGACCCCACAGACGAGCTGAGCTCCGAGGTGCTGGACTTCTGCCAGCAGCACGGCGCCACGGCGACCAAGGTGTCGGAGGTCTTAGCCAATAAGGAGCCAGCTGTCTACAAAGCCATTCAGGAGGGCGTGGACCGTATCAACGCCAAAGCAACATCCAACGCCACGAGGGTCCAGAAGTGGGTCATAGTGGAGAGAGACTTCTCCATCGGTGGAGAAGAACTGG GACCCACCATGAAACTCAGGAGGCCCATCGTTGTGAAGAAGTACCAGGAGAAGATAGACGAGTTGTACGCAGTGGCCTCGGACAGAGCGTAG
- the LOC117767298 gene encoding flavin reductase (NADPH)-like isoform X2 codes for MKIAVLGATGQTGQFLVNQALQQGHTVTAVVRNPGKLPIHHDNLKVVEADIFSADSLTSHFKGQDVIMSCLGFPTSIFSSVSGYTQSMQAMVSAMREARVNRIITMTSWYTEPNSGTNSPYLIRFLLLPMIRSVLTNMYEMEQFLQDTKDVTWTVVRPPGLKNLPASAQEFLTHEGYFVPQSSGQAAGGAVGRGDVARFMLSLVSSNAWVKRGVAITTK; via the exons ATGAAGATCGCTGTGCTGGGAGCCACCGGGCAGACTGGTCAGTTTCTGGTCAACCAGGCGCTGCAGCAGGGTCACACGGTCACCGCCGTCGTCAGGAACCCGGGAAAACTTCCCATACACCATGATAATCTCAAG GTGGTGGAGGCTGATATTTTCTCCGCGGACAGTCTGACGAGTCATTTCAAGGGACAGGATGTGATCATGTCCTGCCTCGGCTTCCCGACCTCCATCTTCTCGTCCGTGTCGGGCTACACCCAGTCCATGCAGGCTATGGTCAGCGCCATGCGAGAGGCCCGGGTCAACAGGATCATCACCATGACCTCCTGGTATACTGAGC CCAACTCAGGAACTAACTCGCCTTACCTCATCCGCTTCCTCCTGCTGCCGATGATCCGGAGTGTCCTCACCAACATGTATGAGATGGAGCAGTTTCTGCAGGACACTAAGGACGTCACCTGGACCGTGGTCCGTCCACCTGGACTCAAGAACCTGCCGGCCTCAG CTCAAGAGTTTCTGACCCACGAGGGATACTTTGTGCCCCAGAGCAGCGGTCAGGCTGCAGGCGGTGCGGTGGGCAGAGGAGACGTGGCTCGCTTCATGCTCTCTCTGGTCAGCAGCAACGCCTGGGTCAAGAGGGGCGTCGCCATCACTACcaaatga
- the LOC117767298 gene encoding flavin reductase (NADPH)-like isoform X1 gives MDKTLRMKIAVLGATGQTGQFLVNQALQQGHTVTAVVRNPGKLPIHHDNLKVVEADIFSADSLTSHFKGQDVIMSCLGFPTSIFSSVSGYTQSMQAMVSAMREARVNRIITMTSWYTEPNSGTNSPYLIRFLLLPMIRSVLTNMYEMEQFLQDTKDVTWTVVRPPGLKNLPASAQEFLTHEGYFVPQSSGQAAGGAVGRGDVARFMLSLVSSNAWVKRGVAITTK, from the exons ATGGACAAG ACTCTGAGGATGAAGATCGCTGTGCTGGGAGCCACCGGGCAGACTGGTCAGTTTCTGGTCAACCAGGCGCTGCAGCAGGGTCACACGGTCACCGCCGTCGTCAGGAACCCGGGAAAACTTCCCATACACCATGATAATCTCAAG GTGGTGGAGGCTGATATTTTCTCCGCGGACAGTCTGACGAGTCATTTCAAGGGACAGGATGTGATCATGTCCTGCCTCGGCTTCCCGACCTCCATCTTCTCGTCCGTGTCGGGCTACACCCAGTCCATGCAGGCTATGGTCAGCGCCATGCGAGAGGCCCGGGTCAACAGGATCATCACCATGACCTCCTGGTATACTGAGC CCAACTCAGGAACTAACTCGCCTTACCTCATCCGCTTCCTCCTGCTGCCGATGATCCGGAGTGTCCTCACCAACATGTATGAGATGGAGCAGTTTCTGCAGGACACTAAGGACGTCACCTGGACCGTGGTCCGTCCACCTGGACTCAAGAACCTGCCGGCCTCAG CTCAAGAGTTTCTGACCCACGAGGGATACTTTGTGCCCCAGAGCAGCGGTCAGGCTGCAGGCGGTGCGGTGGGCAGAGGAGACGTGGCTCGCTTCATGCTCTCTCTGGTCAGCAGCAACGCCTGGGTCAAGAGGGGCGTCGCCATCACTACcaaatga